Sequence from the Undibacterium piscinae genome:
GTCTTGGCGAATATTCGGCCTTGGTCGCTGCCGGTGTTGTCGAATTCAAGGATGCCTTGCCTTTGGTGCGTTTTCGCGCGCAAGCGATGCAGGATGCGGTGCCGGTAGGGCAGGGGGGTATGGCTGCGATACTCGGTTTGAGTGATGAGGATGTTATTGCTGCGTGCGCCGAGGCGATGGCGGATCTGGCTGGTGGCGTGGTCGAGGCGGTTAATTTCAATGCGCCGGCGCAAGTGGTGATTGCCGGTAGCAAGGCGGCCGTTGAGCGCGCCTGCGAGATTGCTAAGGCGAAGGGCGCGAAAAGAGCCTTGATCTTGCCGGTGTCGGCACCATTTCATTCCTCGTTGCTAAAGCCTGCGTCTGATAAATTGCGTGACTACATGCAGGGTTTGACGTTTTCGGCTCCGGCGATCGCCTTGATTAATAATGTCGATGTCGCGATTGTCAGTGACCCGGCAGCGATTAAGGATGCCTTGGTGCGCCAGGCGGCAAGCCCGGTGCGCTGGGTTGAGACAGTGCAGAAAATTGGCGCGGGCGGTGTTACGCATGTGATTGAATGCGGCCCGGGTAAAGTCTTGGCTGGGTTGATGAAGCGAATTAACCCGGAGTTGGTGGGGGATGCCTTGTTTGATCAGGCTTCACTGGAAAAAGTAATGGAACTTCTGAAATGACACAAACAAGTATACAAGTAACTTCGCAAGTAACTTCGCAAGAAAATCAGCAGGCATTGCCTGTACTGACAACTCAACTGGCTGGTCAGGTGGCCTTGGTCACCGGCGCTTCGCGTGGTATCGGTAAGGCAATTGCCGTAGCGCTGGCGCGTGCCGGTGCGAAAGTGGTTGGCACTGCAACCTCGCAAGCTGGTGCAGAGGCGATCTCCGCATATCTGAAGGAAATTAATCCTGAGGCCGGCAAGGGGGTGGCGTTTGATGTTAATGACGTGCCGCGTTGTACGTCATTGATCGATGAAGTGCAAAAAGAATACGGTAGCCTGTCAATACTCGTGAATAATGCCGGCATCACCCAGGATCAATTGGCGATGCGCATGAAGGATGAAGAGTGGGATAGTGTCATTGCGACCAACCTGAGCTCGGTAGGGCGTCTGTCGCGTGCGGTTTTGCGCGGCATGATGAAGGCCAGACATGGCCGCATCATTAATATTACGTCCGTAGTCGGCTCTTCGGGTAATCCCGGGCAGATGAATTATGCGGCCGCTAAGGCTGGCGTTGCGGGCATGAGTCGCGCATTGGCCAGGGAAATCGGTAGCCGCAACATTACGGTCAACTGTATCGCACCGGGTTTTATTGATACTGATATGACCCAGTCTTTGACTGCTGACCAGAAAACAGCCATTTTGCAGCAAATTCCTATGGCGAAACTTGGCAGACCCGAAGATATTGCCGCTGCCACGGTGTTTCTCGCATCCCCGGATGCGGGCTATATCACGGGAATTACGCTGCATGTGAATGGCGGTATGTATTTATGTTAGCTTAATTTTGTTGATTTTTATGGTTAAAATCGACGAAATTAGGCGAAGATAAACTAGAGAAGTGCAAATTTGATTTTTTTCGCGCGCAGATCTGCTAAAATGCGCGCACTTTCTGTAACCACCACTGGAGACACAATATGTCCGATATCGAACAACGCGTTAGGAAAATCGTCGCTGAGCAACTGGGCGTCGCTGATGCTGACATCAAGATTGAATCATCTTTCGTAGATGATCTTGGTGCAGACTCACTCGACACAGTAGAGCTCGTGATGGCACTCGAAGACGAATTCGAAATGGAAATCCCTGACGAACAAGCTGAGAAAATCACGACTGTAAAACAGGCGATTGATTACGCTACAGCACACGTTAAAGCCTAATTCAGGCCTGTCGTTTTTAAATCCAGGAGAAGCGCTTGAGCCTTACGCTTAAACGTCGTGTCGTAATCACTGGCCTTGGTTGTGTGACCCCGGTCGGCAATAATGTTGCCGACACTTGGGGAGCGATCACGGCAGGCAAGTCCGGTATTGCAGCGATTACCAAATTTGATGCCACGCCCTTTACCACGCATTTTGCGGGTGAAGTCAAAGGTTTCAATATTGAGGATTACATCCCCGCCAAAGAGGCTCGCAACATGGATACTTTTATCCATTTTGGGATTGCCGCCGGGGTGCAAGCTTTCCAGGATAGCGGTCTGACAGTGACAGACGAAAATGCAGAACGGATCGGCGTTATCGTCGGTTCCGGCATTGGCGGCCTGTCACTGATAGAAGAAACCAAGGATGTGCTCAATGCGCGTGGTCCGCGTCGCATTACGCCGTTCTTTGTTCCCGCTTCAATCATCAACATGATCTCTGGTAATTTGTCGATTAAGTACGGGCTGAAAGGTCCTAATTTATCGATCGTTACCGCTTGTACTACAGGTTTGCATTGCATAGGCTCCGCCGCTCGTTTGATCGAGTACGGTGATGCTGACGTGATGATTGCCGGTGGTGCAGAGTCAACCATTTCACCTTTGGGTTTAGGCGGTTTCGCTTCTGCCCGCGCCTTATCTTCCCGTAATGAAGATCCAGCTACCGCATCCCGTCCATGGGATAAGGATCGCGACGGTTTCGTTCTGGGTGAGGGTGCCGGTGTCATGGTGCTGGAAGAATACGAGCACGCTAAGGCGCGTGGCGCAAAGATTTATGCCGAGGTATTGGGTTTTGGTATGAGTGGCGATGCCTATCATATTACGACTCCTACCATGGATGGTCCGCGCCGCAGTATGGTCAATGCATTGAAAAATGCAGGGCTCAATCCGGATCAGATTAATTATCTCAATGCACATGGTACTTCCACGTCTTTGGGTGATAAAAATGAAACGGATGCCATTAAGGCGACTTTCGGCGATTATGCCTACAAAATGACCATTAATTCGACTAAGTCGATGACTGGCCATTTGTTGGGTGGCGCCGGTGGTCTGGAGTCTGTATTGACGGTGCTTGCCTTGCGTGATCAGGTTTCTCCTCCGACGATCAATATTTTCAATCAGGATCCGGAATGCGATCTTGATTACTGTGCCAACACTGCCCGAGATATGACCATCAAGTATGCGATGAAAAATAATTTCGGCTTTGGCGGAACAAACGGAACTTTGATTTTCGGTACAATTTAATAGCATGAATAGGTGACCGGGTTTATTGGTCAAATTGCGGCACTTCATTTCAATTGAAAATGAAGTGCCGTTTTTTTATGGTGTTCTGGTCAACATGTCCTTATGTCCATCGCCTTATCTGTGATGATCATTCCCTCTCGCATACTGGCAATCTGTGTCTCTGTCATGTGTGTGGTGAGTTGCGGTTCAGCCTGTTATGCAGCAGTGCGGGCGGGTCTTGGTTCGTTTACGCTGGCGGCATTTGTGGTCATTGTTTGCGCAGTCGGAATGTATGCATTGCTGGCATTTTTTCGCGGACGGCGTCGATTTCGCCTGGAGATTTTCGGGGCGTGCGAGATGGCTTTACGTTCGCCACAGCTAACCTCATGTGCCGCGGATGGGGTGGTCAGGCTGGATCGTCGCACCAGTTTGCGTTCCGTATGTTTGTTATTGCATTTGCGAACGGAGAATGGCGCACTTGTGATACTGCCGGTATTACGCGATAGTGTGAGTGCGGACGATTTCAGGCGCTTAGCGGTCGCCCTGCATTGGTTGGCTATGCATGAGTCTCACGAAATTGATTTGACTGATGGCGCATCAGGGAACTTTTAAACTGCAGTTCATGTCTACTAAATACTTCGCACCCATCGTAACCCAGTCGTAGCCCAATCGTGGCAAAGCAGAGTAAAAAGTAGCCGCTGGTCGTATTGGTAAATACATGTCGAACCGGTGATTGATTCATATAGGAAGAGTGAGTGACGACAGAACGCGAAATTGATCAACTGCTAGTTGAGCGTGTACAGCATGGCGATAAAAAAGCATTTGAGCTTCTGGTTTCCAAATATCAAAGGAAACTAATGCGGCTTGTGTCTAGACTCGTCCATGATCAGGCGGAAGCGGAAGATGTGGTGCAGGAAGCATTCATTAAAGCATATCGGGCATTGGCGAATTTTCGCGGCGATGCCGCTTTTTATACCTGGTTATATAGGATAGGCATTAATACGGCAAAAAATCACCTGGTTTCGCAAGGGCGCCGGGCGCCGACCTCTACCGATGCCGATATCGAAGAGGCGGAAACTTTTGTCGATGCCGATGGACTAAAAGATATGAATACGCCGGAATCTTTGTTGGCGAGCAAGCAAATTGCGGCGACCGTCAATTCGGCCATGATGTCGCTGCCGGAAGAGTTACGCAACGCGATATCGCT
This genomic interval carries:
- the fabD gene encoding ACP S-malonyltransferase, which codes for MTQFAFVFPGQGSQAIGMLNGFADNLVVQQTIAEASDVLGFDIGKMIAEGPKESLDLTTNTQPVMLTAAVACYRAWLAAGGALPSVVAGHSLGEYSALVAAGVVEFKDALPLVRFRAQAMQDAVPVGQGGMAAILGLSDEDVIAACAEAMADLAGGVVEAVNFNAPAQVVIAGSKAAVERACEIAKAKGAKRALILPVSAPFHSSLLKPASDKLRDYMQGLTFSAPAIALINNVDVAIVSDPAAIKDALVRQAASPVRWVETVQKIGAGGVTHVIECGPGKVLAGLMKRINPELVGDALFDQASLEKVMELLK
- the fabG gene encoding 3-oxoacyl-ACP reductase FabG; this encodes MTQTSIQVTSQVTSQENQQALPVLTTQLAGQVALVTGASRGIGKAIAVALARAGAKVVGTATSQAGAEAISAYLKEINPEAGKGVAFDVNDVPRCTSLIDEVQKEYGSLSILVNNAGITQDQLAMRMKDEEWDSVIATNLSSVGRLSRAVLRGMMKARHGRIINITSVVGSSGNPGQMNYAAAKAGVAGMSRALAREIGSRNITVNCIAPGFIDTDMTQSLTADQKTAILQQIPMAKLGRPEDIAAATVFLASPDAGYITGITLHVNGGMYLC
- the acpP gene encoding acyl carrier protein → MSDIEQRVRKIVAEQLGVADADIKIESSFVDDLGADSLDTVELVMALEDEFEMEIPDEQAEKITTVKQAIDYATAHVKA
- the fabF gene encoding beta-ketoacyl-ACP synthase II — translated: MSLTLKRRVVITGLGCVTPVGNNVADTWGAITAGKSGIAAITKFDATPFTTHFAGEVKGFNIEDYIPAKEARNMDTFIHFGIAAGVQAFQDSGLTVTDENAERIGVIVGSGIGGLSLIEETKDVLNARGPRRITPFFVPASIINMISGNLSIKYGLKGPNLSIVTACTTGLHCIGSAARLIEYGDADVMIAGGAESTISPLGLGGFASARALSSRNEDPATASRPWDKDRDGFVLGEGAGVMVLEEYEHAKARGAKIYAEVLGFGMSGDAYHITTPTMDGPRRSMVNALKNAGLNPDQINYLNAHGTSTSLGDKNETDAIKATFGDYAYKMTINSTKSMTGHLLGGAGGLESVLTVLALRDQVSPPTINIFNQDPECDLDYCANTARDMTIKYAMKNNFGFGGTNGTLIFGTI
- the rpoE gene encoding RNA polymerase sigma factor RpoE: MTTEREIDQLLVERVQHGDKKAFELLVSKYQRKLMRLVSRLVHDQAEAEDVVQEAFIKAYRALANFRGDAAFYTWLYRIGINTAKNHLVSQGRRAPTSTDADIEEAETFVDADGLKDMNTPESLLASKQIAATVNSAMMSLPEELRNAISLREIEGMSYEEISEVMSCPIGTVRSRIFRAREAIADKLRPLLGTTLDQRW